CGGACTGTCGTCGCCCCCGCAGAGGACGCCGCCCGCGCGTTCGATGCGCCCGAGCGCGTTCATCGTACGCATCCGTTCGGTACCGAGACGCTCGTCGTACATGCGGCCCTCGCCGCCCCAGAGCAGATCGAATTGGGGCTGCATCGAGAGATAGATGCCAAGGCGCGCGCAGGCTTCGATGTGTTCGGGGCGCGCGATTTCAAAGTGTTCGATGAAATGCCGGGTGCCGCGACCGCTGGGTTTACCGCCGAGGACGCGCTCCCAGGTCGCGACGCATTGTTCGATCGCGCGGTCGCCGATTGCGTGCACGCCCGCGGAGACTCCGAGCGCCTCGGCGGTCGAGAAATACGTATAGACTTGATCGTCGCTGTATTTCAGCTCGCCGAGGCCCGGCGCGGCGCCCTGCATCGAAACCCGAAACGGCTCGCCGACGGCGGCGGTGCAGCTACCGATCGAGCCGTCGAGAAAGACGTCGCCGCCGATAAACGGCAGTCCCAGTTCGTGCGCGAGTTGCGGATCGGGCTCGCAGATCTTCGGATACCATTTCGCACCGGGCAATTCGCGAATTGCCGCGATCTCGGCGGCGTACTCCTCGCGCGCGAAGCCGACGAGTTGCACGTGCAGATGCAGCGCGCCGTGCGCGAGCGCGAGTTCCGCCGCGCGCCGCTCGGCCGCGCGTTTCGACGCCGTTGGGAGCGCGGCGAAGAAGCGCGCTTGCGCGCTCCAGTTCGCTTCGAGGAAGAGTTTGCCGGTCGGTTCGCCGGCGGCGTCGCGTTCGATGCCCTGCACCTCGCGCGGAAGATCGAGCCAGGCGAGCGTTTTGCGATTGACGATGCACGAGTGGCCGTCGATGCGCACCAGCAGCGCGAACGCATCGGGAAACGCGCGCTCTAGGGGCGCGGCGTCGGCGAGACGCCGATCGTTCCACGAGCTTTCATCGTATTGTCCGGCCAGCACGAACGGTTCCGCGGGTAAGCGCTCCACGCGCGCCGCGTACGCCGCGTACGAGTGCAGGTCGTTGAAGTTGCGCTCGGCCAGGAAATAGCCGGTATCGGTGAGATGGACGTGGCAATCCGCGAACGCCGGCAGCACGGTCGCACCCGCCAGATCGATGCGCTCGATCCCGGCGCCTGCCTGCGCGAGCCCGAGACTCACGATCTTCGACCCTTCGAGGAGTAGACCGTCGTGACGGGTATAGGTGCGGGAGCGCGGATCGTAGCCGTAGACGCGCGCATTGGTCAAAGCTCTTACCATCGTCTTTCGGGAGTACCATGAACACGCGCAAGTCTCTTGTCGGCATCGCTGCGGGAATCTCGCTTGGGTACGTCGCGTATCGCGTCTTCGAGGCCGCGCGCGAGCTGCGATTGCCGGCACCGGCGATGCCGGCCGACGCCGCCGCCTACGGGCGTCGTCGCCGCGCGCTCGCGCTCGCGGGGATTCTGCGCTCTACGGCGGGCACCGCGGCCTTCGCGTTCGGGGGTGGTGCCAACGCGATCGATCGGCTGACGCGAACGCCGTGGGGCTGGCTGCGCCCGGTCACGTTCACCGCGGTCGCCCAACTGCTCGAGGCCGCGCTCGAACTGCCGGTGGAGTTCGTCGAAGGCTACACGCTCGAGCGCCGCTATGGTCTGAGCGAGCAAACGCGACGCGCGTGGCTGACCGAACGCGTGAAGGAGACGCTCGTGGGAGCCGCGGTTTCGAGCGCGCTCGCCGGTCTCTTCGGCGCCGTAATCCGGCGCAACCGCGCCGCCTGGCCGTGGATCGCGAGTGCCGGCGCGTTTCCGCTCTTCGTTCTGGCGAACGTTGCCGTGCCGCTCTGGATCATGCCGCTCTTCAATCGCTTCGAACCGCTAACCGGGCCGCTCGAGGTACGCTTGCGAGCGCTGGCGGCGCGGTACGGCTGCGGGGATGCCGCGATCCTGCGCGTCGACATGAGCCGTCAGACAAAGAAGGCGAACGCCTACGTTGCGGGCGTCGCACGCACGCATCGCATCGTCATCGGCGACACGCTGCTCGAGGGCTTTCCGCCCGACGAGATCGAGTTCGTGATCGCGCACGAACTCGGACACTACGTCAGCAAAGATAGTTGGCGCATGATCGGCTTGAGCCAGCTCGTGACGACGCTGCTGCTGGCCGCCGCCTCGATTACCACGCGCGCCGAGGTACGCGACGATGGCGAGCACCCGCGAACGCTGGCGCGCGTCTTCTTCTGGATATCGCTCTTTTCACAAGTCGCGCGCCCCGCGCTCTGCGCGTTCTCACGCTCGCGCGAATGGGCCGCCGATCGTTTCGCCGTCACCGCCACGCAAGCTCCGCGAACCGGCGCCGCCGCGTTCGCGCGGCTGCGCGCGCAAAACCTCGCCGAAGACGAGCAGCCCACCTGGTACGAGTTCTTCTTCTCAACGCACCCATCGCTCAAAGCCCGCATCGCCCACCTCGAATTGTCATGCTGAGCTTGTCGAAGCCTGAGCCTGTCGAAGCATGAGCGGGTTCCGCGCGTCGTCCTTCGACAGGCTCAGGATGACAAGCGGCAGCCTTTTTTTTTGTCATGCTGAGCTTGTCGAAGCATCAGCGGGTTCCGCGCGTCGTCCTTCGACAGGCTCAGGATGACAAGCGGCAGCCTTTTTTTTGTCATGCTGAGCTTGTCGAAGCATGAGCTTGTCGAAGCATGAGCGGGTTCTGCGCCTCGTCCTTCGACAGGCTCAGGATGACAAGGGGCAGCCTTTTTTTTGTCATGCTTAGCTTGTCGAAGCATGAGCGGGTTCTGCGCGTCGTCCTTCGACAGGCTCAGGATGACAAGGGGGGTTAGCGGCGGGGGCGGTTTTTGGCGGCTATGCCGATGAGGATTAGGACGAAGGCGATGAAGCGGATCGTGTAGATGGCGGGTTGGGCTTGTTCTGGTAGATCGAAGATTGCTAGGATCAGCCGTTCCAGCGCGAGCAGTGCGAAAGCGATGGCAAAGTAGAGCAGCAGACGTTCCGACGTACGCCGCCAAAAGTTCGCGAAGTAGACGGCGGCGACGAAGGAGCCCATGGCGATGATGCCGCTGAGAAATAAATACATTACGCCGCCATCTCCCGCACGAGTCCGTAACACAGAACGATCATTCCGAGCGCGGCCGGCAGCACGCGCAGGATCGATAGGTCGCCGGCCGGCAGCAGGACCAGATCGACGAACAGCAGGGCGTTGTTGAGGAACAGCCCGACGAAGCAGAGGCCGCTCCAAAACAGCAGCGCGATGCGCTGCCGCTGATAACTTCGGAAGAGCAGTACGGCGCAGAGCAGGCTCGTTGCCGTGCATAGCAGATAGACAATTTCAGCGATCATCGTCGTCCTCACCCAATCGGAACGCGTCGGCGAATGAATGCATGGTATCGATCGAGCGCGCGAAGATCGCCTCGATCACGCGGCCGCGACGCACGTCATACTCCTCTTGGAGTTCGGCCACAACGTCGTCGTGCTTCGACGGATCGTAGCGATACCGCTCGCCATCGGCACGAAGCAGGCCGTGGTGGCGCAACGCCTGCAGTCGGCTCGCGATCGACTGCGGCGTGCTGCGCAACTCGCGGCTGATCTCGTGTGCGGACCACGGCCGCGACGGCTCGCGCCGGAGCAGCAACAGAACGTCTATCTGCTCCACGGAAGAGATCGAACGCGTAATGAAGCGCTGTAAGCGCTTCGAGAGAGTGCCCGGTGCCATCGATGCGGACGAGTTTAGACGCTGGGGTTGTCCGATACTCCTCGCCCGTCTTTTTTGAACCTAGGTTACTATAACCGACGGGCGCGTCCCGAGCCACGAGGCGAGATCGGTCTTGCGCGTCACGTATTGCGCCGTTCGCAGCTCGGCGCGGAATTCGCCGAACGTGCCGTAGGCTTCGGCGAATGCGTCGTGCTTGTGAATCGATTCGTAATTGATCTGCGTCGCGGCCACGAACGTTTCGTCGCCGAGATCGCCGTAGACGTCGAGGGAACGCGCGAGGATTCCGCGCACGACGTCCTCCACGAACTTCGGATTGTGATGCGCCTTGTTCACGATGAAGAATTCGTCGGGCCGTTTAAGCAAGTCATACGTCTCGCTCGACATCGAGTTTTCCACGATCTCCACGAGATCTTCGGCGCGCACCGCCTCGGCGAATCGCTCCTCGACGCCCAAGAGCACCGAACCTTTGCCGCGCTGATTGTGCGTCGCCACGGGCAACGCGTCGAGCGCGCGCTTGGCGTCGGACTCGGAGAATCCCGCTTCGATCAATTCGTGCATGCTGTGTTCGCGCACCATGAGCTGCGCGCACGGACACGCCGTCATGCCTTCGGCCTCGACGCCGACGACGCGGCGCGATCCGCCAGCATCGGCGTGTGCGATGCCGATCAGCGTATAGATCTCCTCGCCGCGCTTGCCGCTGACCGGCGTCCAGCGCTCGAGCGCGAAATCCGCGCGCAGGCGAACGTCGGCGCGAATGGCGCGCTGGCTGCGCACCACCTCGCGCGCGATCGCCTCGGTGAGCTGTTCGATGCGCGCGGGCGCGTCGGCGCGAGCGAGCACGTCGAGCGCGGCTTCTTCCAATATTTCGGAGAAGCGAGACATGTGCACGCCCGCTTTATCCGGCGCGAGATCGGCGACCATCGCGAACTCGCCGTTGAAGACGCGTTCCTTGCCGTCGATATTCAAGTGCACGATCCGGCGCACGCCGGAGACGCCGACGCGATTGAGCGAGAGGCGCACGTCGGGCGCCTCTTCCTGGCGGTTGGCGTCGAAATGGAGCGTACGCGTCTTGCGTCGCACGCCGTTGCTGCCTGCGGCCGGCGAGGCGAACTCCGAGGCGATCTCGGCCAGCGGAATCGCGTTGTACGATCGCGACGCAAGCTGCGGATGAACGTAACCCGTACCGAAAACGAGCAGATCGATATCGATCGGCCGTGCCGCCAGCTTATGGGTGCTCGCGCGGCCGACGGCCGTTTCGACGTCGCGTGCGCACGCCTCGAAGGCCGAGCGATCCATCTCCGTTTCGAGCGAGGCCGCAACGTTGAGAAACGCCGGACCATCGGCCCCGCCGG
This window of the Candidatus Baltobacteraceae bacterium genome carries:
- the mptA gene encoding GTP cyclohydrolase MptA — its product is MTHVYIGIGSNLGDRQANILAALQRLRSRTRILAVSSFYESAPAGGADGPAFLNVAASLETEMDRSAFEACARDVETAVGRASTHKLAARPIDIDLLVFGTGYVHPQLASRSYNAIPLAEIASEFASPAAGSNGVRRKTRTLHFDANRQEEAPDVRLSLNRVGVSGVRRIVHLNIDGKERVFNGEFAMVADLAPDKAGVHMSRFSEILEEAALDVLARADAPARIEQLTEAIAREVVRSQRAIRADVRLRADFALERWTPVSGKRGEEIYTLIGIAHADAGGSRRVVGVEAEGMTACPCAQLMVREHSMHELIEAGFSESDAKRALDALPVATHNQRGKGSVLLGVEERFAEAVRAEDLVEIVENSMSSETYDLLKRPDEFFIVNKAHHNPKFVEDVVRGILARSLDVYGDLGDETFVAATQINYESIHKHDAFAEAYGTFGEFRAELRTAQYVTRKTDLASWLGTRPSVIVT
- a CDS encoding DUF5985 family protein, producing MIAEIVYLLCTATSLLCAVLLFRSYQRQRIALLFWSGLCFVGLFLNNALLFVDLVLLPAGDLSILRVLPAALGMIVLCYGLVREMAA
- a CDS encoding DUF5985 family protein; this encodes MYLFLSGIIAMGSFVAAVYFANFWRRTSERLLLYFAIAFALLALERLILAIFDLPEQAQPAIYTIRFIAFVLILIGIAAKNRPRR
- a CDS encoding M48 family metalloprotease produces the protein MNTRKSLVGIAAGISLGYVAYRVFEAARELRLPAPAMPADAAAYGRRRRALALAGILRSTAGTAAFAFGGGANAIDRLTRTPWGWLRPVTFTAVAQLLEAALELPVEFVEGYTLERRYGLSEQTRRAWLTERVKETLVGAAVSSALAGLFGAVIRRNRAAWPWIASAGAFPLFVLANVAVPLWIMPLFNRFEPLTGPLEVRLRALAARYGCGDAAILRVDMSRQTKKANAYVAGVARTHRIVIGDTLLEGFPPDEIEFVIAHELGHYVSKDSWRMIGLSQLVTTLLLAAASITTRAEVRDDGEHPRTLARVFFWISLFSQVARPALCAFSRSREWAADRFAVTATQAPRTGAAAFARLRAQNLAEDEQPTWYEFFFSTHPSLKARIAHLELSC
- a CDS encoding amidohydrolase family protein, giving the protein MVRALTNARVYGYDPRSRTYTRHDGLLLEGSKIVSLGLAQAGAGIERIDLAGATVLPAFADCHVHLTDTGYFLAERNFNDLHSYAAYAARVERLPAEPFVLAGQYDESSWNDRRLADAAPLERAFPDAFALLVRIDGHSCIVNRKTLAWLDLPREVQGIERDAAGEPTGKLFLEANWSAQARFFAALPTASKRAAERRAAELALAHGALHLHVQLVGFAREEYAAEIAAIRELPGAKWYPKICEPDPQLAHELGLPFIGGDVFLDGSIGSCTAAVGEPFRVSMQGAAPGLGELKYSDDQVYTYFSTAEALGVSAGVHAIGDRAIEQCVATWERVLGGKPSGRGTRHFIEHFEIARPEHIEACARLGIYLSMQPQFDLLWGGEGRMYDERLGTERMRTMNALGRIERAGGVLCGGDDSPVCDLNPLAGMQACLDHHEPQERLNAAQALTMYAYNAARFGHVEKSTGLLAPGYCADLAVLDRDPLEGGAAFADCNVLQTWSDGNVVYACP